In a single window of the Flavivirga spongiicola genome:
- a CDS encoding dimethylarginine dimethylaminohydrolase family protein: MLELNIKNETSRLRAVVLGTAQSNGPIPKVEDCYDPKSIEHVIAGTYPKEEDMVLEMEAVAAVFKKYDVKVYRPEVIKDCNQIFSRDIAFVIEDKIIRANILPNREEEVKAIKHVWDQVEKEKRIILPEACHVEGGDVMPWNDYIFIGTYSGKDYPDIITARTNTDAVIAIQELFPNKIVKSFELRKSNTIAKDNALHLDCCFQPIGTNKAIIHKNGFLVEKEYEWLVDFFGKENIFEITKDEMYNMNSNVFSISEDVIISEKTFTRLNTWLREKGFTVEEVPYAEIAKQEGLLRCSTLPLIRD; this comes from the coding sequence ATGTTAGAATTAAATATTAAAAATGAAACATCAAGATTAAGAGCCGTTGTTTTAGGTACAGCCCAAAGTAATGGACCAATTCCAAAAGTTGAAGATTGCTACGACCCTAAAAGTATCGAGCATGTTATAGCCGGGACTTACCCAAAAGAAGAAGATATGGTTTTAGAAATGGAAGCTGTTGCTGCTGTTTTTAAAAAATATGATGTCAAGGTATACCGGCCAGAAGTTATAAAAGACTGCAATCAGATATTTTCACGGGATATTGCTTTTGTAATTGAAGATAAGATTATTCGAGCTAATATTTTACCTAATAGGGAAGAAGAGGTAAAAGCTATAAAGCATGTTTGGGATCAAGTTGAAAAAGAAAAGAGAATTATATTACCAGAAGCGTGTCATGTAGAAGGAGGAGACGTGATGCCGTGGAACGATTATATTTTTATAGGAACCTATTCAGGTAAAGATTATCCAGATATTATTACAGCTCGTACAAATACAGACGCGGTTATAGCCATTCAAGAACTATTTCCTAATAAGATTGTAAAATCGTTTGAGCTTAGAAAGTCTAACACCATTGCAAAAGATAATGCGTTACATTTAGATTGTTGTTTTCAGCCAATTGGTACAAATAAAGCCATTATACATAAAAATGGTTTTTTAGTTGAAAAAGAATATGAATGGCTTGTTGACTTTTTTGGAAAGGAAAATATATTCGAAATCACGAAGGATGAAATGTATAATATGAATAGTAACGTGTTTTCCATTTCTGAAGACGTTATAATTTCAGAAAAAACCTTTACACGACTAAATACTTGGCTGCGCGAAAAAGGATTTACTGTTGAAGAAGTACCTTATGCTGAAATAGCTAAACAAGAAGGGTTGTTGCGTTGCTCTACACTACCTTTGATTCGGGATTAA
- a CDS encoding citrate synthase, with the protein MANTAFIEINGQKNEFPLVEGTENEVAIDITKLRGTTGGVITIDPGYKNTGSCESAITFLDGEKGILRYRGYSIEELAEKADFLEVAYLLIFGELPTKEQNDKFHNDIKAESIVDEDVKKILDAFPKAAHPMGVISSLTSALTAFNPSSVNVDSEEDMYKSVVRILGKFPVLVAWTLRKKQGLPLDYGDDSLGYVENILKMMFRKPHGEYTQNQILVDALDKLLILHADHEQNCSTSTVRIVGSSHAGLFASLSAGISALWGPLHGGANQAVLEMLEAIRQDDGDTKKYMAKAKDKSDPFRLMGFGHRVYKNFDPRARIIKKAADEVLGDLGIEDPILDIAKGLEKEALEDPYFVDRKLYPNVDFYSGIIYRGMGIPTDMFTVMFALGRLPGWIAQWREMRLRKEPIGRPRQVYIGETERKFIPINKR; encoded by the coding sequence ATGGCAAATACTGCTTTCATAGAAATTAACGGTCAAAAAAATGAATTCCCTTTAGTAGAAGGAACAGAAAACGAGGTAGCTATAGATATTACAAAACTTAGAGGGACTACCGGAGGAGTAATAACTATAGATCCTGGGTATAAAAATACAGGTTCTTGTGAAAGCGCCATTACATTTTTAGATGGTGAAAAAGGTATTTTAAGGTACAGAGGTTATTCTATTGAAGAACTAGCAGAAAAAGCTGATTTTTTGGAAGTAGCTTATCTTTTAATTTTTGGAGAATTGCCTACTAAAGAGCAAAATGATAAATTTCATAATGATATCAAAGCAGAATCGATTGTTGATGAGGATGTAAAAAAGATTTTAGATGCTTTTCCTAAAGCGGCACATCCTATGGGAGTTATATCATCTTTAACAAGTGCCTTAACAGCATTTAACCCTTCTTCGGTAAATGTAGATTCTGAGGAGGATATGTATAAATCTGTTGTAAGGATTTTAGGAAAGTTTCCAGTATTAGTTGCTTGGACACTTCGCAAAAAACAGGGGTTACCACTTGATTATGGAGATGATTCTTTAGGATACGTAGAAAACATTTTGAAAATGATGTTTAGAAAACCTCATGGAGAATATACACAAAACCAAATTTTAGTAGACGCTTTAGATAAGTTGTTAATATTACATGCAGATCATGAACAAAATTGTTCTACATCTACAGTAAGAATTGTAGGTTCATCTCATGCAGGGTTATTTGCTTCACTTTCTGCGGGTATTTCTGCACTTTGGGGGCCACTTCACGGTGGTGCTAATCAAGCTGTATTAGAAATGTTAGAAGCTATTAGACAAGATGACGGTGATACTAAAAAGTATATGGCCAAAGCGAAAGATAAAAGCGATCCTTTCCGTTTAATGGGCTTTGGGCACCGTGTATATAAAAATTTCGATCCTCGTGCTAGAATTATTAAAAAAGCAGCAGATGAAGTTTTGGGAGATTTAGGAATTGAAGACCCCATTTTAGATATTGCAAAAGGGCTTGAAAAAGAAGCATTGGAAGATCCTTACTTTGTAGATAGAAAATTATACCCGAATGTAGATTTTTATTCAGGTATAATATATAGAGGTATGGGAATACCAACAGATATGTTTACGGTGATGTTTGCTCTAGGACGTTTGCCTGGTTGGATAGCACAATGGAGAGAGATGCGTTTACGTAAAGAACCAATTGGAAGACCTAGACAGGTTTATATTGGTGAAACAGAAAGAAAGTTTATACCTATTAACAAAAGATAA
- the eno gene encoding phosphopyruvate hydratase, with protein MSIIINIHARQILDSRGNPTVEVDVVTENDVLGRAAVPSGASTGEHEAVELRDGGSAYMGKGVTKAVENVNSIIAEELLGVSVFEQNLIDQIMIDLDGTPNKSKLGANAILGVSLAVAKAAAGELGLPLYRYVGGVSANTLPLPMMNIINGGSHSDAPIAFQEFMIMPVKAKNFTHAMQMGTEIFHNLKKVLHDRNLSTAVGDEGGFAPNLAGGTEDALETIAKAVENAGYKFGDEVKIALDCASAEFYENGQYDYKKFEGDTGVVRTSKEQADYLAELVAKYPIISIEDGMDENDWDGWKYLTELVGDKVQLVGDDLFVTNVERLSRGIDESIANSILIKVNQIGTLTETIAAVNMAHNAGYTSVMSHRSGETEDNTIADLAVALNTGQIKTGSASRSDRMAKYNQLLRIEEELGSVAYFPQEKAFKIK; from the coding sequence ATGAGTATAATAATTAATATCCACGCAAGACAAATTCTAGATTCAAGAGGTAACCCTACCGTTGAAGTAGATGTAGTAACTGAAAATGATGTATTGGGAAGAGCTGCCGTACCATCTGGCGCATCGACTGGAGAACATGAAGCTGTAGAATTACGTGATGGAGGTAGTGCCTATATGGGAAAAGGTGTTACTAAAGCAGTAGAGAACGTAAATTCTATTATTGCTGAAGAATTATTAGGAGTTTCTGTATTCGAACAAAATTTAATCGATCAAATAATGATTGATTTGGATGGTACACCAAATAAATCAAAATTAGGAGCTAATGCTATTTTAGGAGTTTCTTTAGCTGTGGCAAAAGCTGCTGCAGGAGAGTTAGGTTTACCGTTATATCGCTATGTAGGTGGTGTTTCTGCCAATACATTGCCATTACCGATGATGAATATCATTAACGGAGGATCTCACAGTGATGCACCTATTGCATTTCAAGAGTTTATGATTATGCCTGTAAAAGCTAAAAATTTCACACATGCCATGCAAATGGGAACTGAAATTTTCCATAACCTTAAAAAGGTTTTACATGATAGAAATTTAAGTACTGCAGTCGGAGATGAAGGTGGGTTTGCACCAAATTTAGCAGGAGGAACAGAGGATGCCCTGGAAACTATTGCAAAAGCAGTTGAAAATGCTGGATATAAATTTGGTGATGAAGTTAAAATCGCTTTAGATTGCGCTTCTGCTGAATTCTATGAAAATGGACAATACGATTACAAAAAATTTGAAGGAGATACAGGTGTCGTAAGAACAAGTAAAGAGCAAGCCGATTACTTAGCAGAATTAGTAGCTAAGTATCCAATTATCTCTATTGAAGATGGTATGGATGAAAACGATTGGGATGGTTGGAAATACTTAACAGAATTAGTCGGTGATAAAGTGCAGTTAGTAGGAGATGATTTATTTGTAACTAATGTAGAACGTTTATCGCGTGGTATTGATGAAAGCATCGCAAATTCGATCCTTATTAAAGTAAATCAAATTGGAACATTAACAGAAACGATTGCTGCTGTTAACATGGCACATAATGCAGGTTATACGTCTGTAATGTCTCACCGTTCTGGAGAAACTGAAGATAACACGATTGCAGATCTAGCAGTTGCTTTAAATACTGGGCAAATTAAAACAGGTTCTGCGTCTCGTAGTGATCGTATGGCTAAATACAATCAGTTACTTCGTATTGAAGAAGAGTTAGGATCAGTTGCTTATTTTCCTCAAGAAAAAGCATTTAAAATAAAATAA
- the carA gene encoding glutamine-hydrolyzing carbamoyl-phosphate synthase small subunit, which translates to MKYQKRQKAIILLADGTIFYGKAVGNKQGTSFGEVCFNTGMTGYQEIFTDPSYFGQLMVTTNAHIGNYGTNTDEVESDSIKIAGLICKNFSYVYSRVDSEGSLEEFLDKNNLLAISDVDTRALVSYIRDHGAMNAVISTEVDNIEGLKKQLAEVPNMEGLELASKVSTKEPYYFGDENATYKVAALDIGIKKNILRNIASRDAYIKVFPYNAKFEDLEAFKPDGYFLSNGPGDPEPLIEAQNLAKEIIKRDLPLFGICLGHQVIARANGISTYKMHNGHRGINHPVKNLVTGKGEITSQNHGFAVNREESEANSDLQVTHVHLNDHTVAGLAMKNKNCFSVQYHPEASPGPHDSSYLFDQFIENIKK; encoded by the coding sequence ATGAAATATCAAAAACGACAAAAAGCGATCATTCTTCTAGCAGATGGTACTATTTTTTACGGTAAAGCAGTGGGAAACAAGCAAGGAACATCTTTTGGTGAAGTATGTTTTAACACGGGTATGACCGGTTATCAAGAGATTTTTACGGACCCATCTTACTTTGGTCAATTAATGGTGACTACCAATGCGCATATTGGTAACTACGGAACGAATACAGATGAAGTAGAATCCGATTCTATTAAAATTGCAGGGTTAATTTGTAAAAACTTCAGTTATGTTTATTCTAGAGTTGATTCTGAAGGTTCTTTAGAAGAATTTTTAGATAAAAACAATTTGTTAGCCATTTCTGATGTTGATACCCGGGCTTTAGTGAGCTATATTAGAGATCATGGAGCAATGAATGCTGTTATTTCTACAGAGGTTGATAATATTGAAGGTTTGAAGAAACAATTGGCAGAAGTTCCAAACATGGAAGGTTTAGAATTAGCATCAAAAGTGTCTACTAAAGAACCTTATTATTTTGGAGATGAGAATGCAACTTATAAAGTGGCGGCTTTGGATATAGGAATAAAGAAGAATATCTTACGAAATATAGCAAGTAGAGACGCTTACATAAAAGTGTTCCCATATAATGCTAAGTTTGAAGATCTAGAAGCTTTTAAACCAGATGGATACTTTCTATCAAATGGTCCAGGAGACCCTGAGCCATTAATTGAAGCACAGAATTTGGCAAAGGAAATTATAAAAAGAGATTTGCCTTTGTTTGGTATTTGTTTAGGACATCAGGTTATCGCTAGAGCCAATGGTATATCTACCTATAAAATGCACAACGGTCATAGGGGGATCAATCACCCTGTAAAGAACCTAGTGACTGGAAAAGGGGAGATCACTTCTCAAAATCATGGATTTGCGGTAAATAGAGAAGAGTCTGAAGCAAATTCAGATTTACAGGTAACACATGTCCATTTAAACGATCATACCGTTGCAGGATTAGCTATGAAAAACAAAAATTGTTTTTCGGTACAATATCACCCTGAAGCAAGTCCTGGACCACATGATTCGTCATATCTTTTTGACCAGTTCATTGAAAATATCAAAAAATAA
- the rplQ gene encoding 50S ribosomal protein L17, whose translation MRHGKKFNHLGRKTAHRKSMLANMACSLIEHKRINTTVAKAKALKQFVEPMITKSKEDTTHNRRIVMARLRQKEAVAELFRDVAAKVADRPGGYTRIIKLGNRLGDNADMAMIELVDYNEIYNADKKPKKTTRRSRRGGSKPAAAPVVETKATNEEE comes from the coding sequence ATGAGACACGGAAAAAAATTCAATCATTTAGGTAGAAAAACTGCTCACAGAAAATCAATGTTGGCAAATATGGCTTGTTCTTTAATAGAACACAAACGTATTAATACAACAGTTGCTAAAGCAAAAGCTTTAAAACAATTTGTTGAGCCAATGATTACAAAATCTAAGGAAGATACCACACACAACAGACGTATTGTGATGGCTCGTCTTAGACAAAAAGAGGCAGTTGCTGAATTGTTTAGGGATGTTGCAGCTAAAGTTGCTGATCGCCCTGGAGGTTATACAAGAATTATTAAGCTTGGTAATCGTTTAGGAGATAATGCAGATATGGCTATGATAGAACTTGTAGATTACAACGAAATTTACAATGCAGATAAGAAGCCTAAGAAAACAACAAGAAGAAGTAGAAGAGGTGGTTCTAAACCTGCCGCTGCTCCGGTTGTTGAAACTAAAGCAACAAACGAAGAAGAATAA
- a CDS encoding DNA-directed RNA polymerase subunit alpha — translation MAVFNFQKPDKVIMIDSTDFEGKFEFRPLEPGYGLTVGNALRRVLLSSLEGFAITSVRIEGVDHEFSAIAGVVEDVTEIILNLKQARFKRQIDDIDNESISISISGQDRITAGDFQKFISGFQVLNTELVICNLDPKVNFNLEITIEKGRGYVPAEENKKAAAPIGTIFTDSIYTPIKNVKYSIENYRVEQKTDYEKLVFEIITDGSITPQDALTEAAKTLIHHFMLFSDERITLEADEIAQTETYDEESLHMRQLLKTKLIDMDLSVRALNCLKAAEVDTLGDLVSFNKNDLMKFRNFGKKSLTELEELVNVKGLNFGMDLSKYKLDKD, via the coding sequence ATGGCAGTATTTAATTTTCAAAAACCAGATAAAGTAATCATGATTGATTCTACTGATTTCGAAGGTAAATTCGAATTCAGACCACTAGAACCTGGTTACGGATTAACAGTAGGTAACGCACTAAGAAGAGTTTTGCTTTCTTCATTAGAAGGGTTTGCAATTACATCGGTTAGAATTGAAGGTGTAGATCATGAGTTTTCTGCAATTGCTGGAGTCGTTGAAGATGTTACAGAAATCATTTTGAATTTAAAACAAGCACGATTTAAAAGACAAATTGATGATATTGATAATGAATCCATTTCAATTTCAATTTCTGGTCAAGATAGAATCACAGCTGGTGATTTTCAAAAATTCATTTCAGGATTTCAAGTATTAAATACAGAATTAGTTATCTGTAACTTAGATCCTAAAGTTAATTTTAACTTGGAAATTACTATTGAAAAGGGTAGAGGTTATGTTCCTGCAGAAGAAAATAAGAAAGCTGCTGCACCAATAGGAACTATCTTTACAGATTCAATTTACACACCAATAAAAAACGTTAAGTATAGTATTGAAAACTATCGTGTAGAACAAAAAACTGATTATGAAAAATTAGTTTTTGAAATTATTACTGATGGTTCAATTACACCACAAGATGCTTTAACTGAAGCTGCTAAAACATTGATTCACCACTTCATGTTATTCTCTGATGAGCGTATTACTTTAGAAGCGGATGAAATAGCACAAACTGAAACATATGATGAAGAATCATTACATATGAGACAGTTGCTTAAAACGAAGTTGATCGATATGGATTTATCTGTACGTGCACTTAACTGTTTAAAAGCTGCAGAAGTAGATACTTTAGGAGATTTAGTATCATTCAATAAGAACGATTTAATGAAATTCAGAAACTTCGGTAAGAAGTCTTTAACAGAGCTTGAAGAGCTTGTAAATGTTAAAGGATTAAATTTTGGAATGGATTTAAGTAAATATAAATTAGATAAAGACTAG
- the rpsD gene encoding 30S ribosomal protein S4 — MARYTGPKTKIARKFGEAIFGDDKSFEKRNYPPGQHGNNRRRGKKSEYAIQLMEKQKAKYTYGILERQFRGLFKKARAAQGITGEVLLQLCESRLDNVVFRMGISPSRSGARQLVSHRHITVNGELVNIPSYQLKAGDVVAVREKSKSLEAIERSLSNSSHVYEWITWNDDTKQGTYVSVPARIQIPENINEQFIVELYSK; from the coding sequence ATGGCAAGATATACTGGTCCTAAAACTAAAATCGCTCGTAAATTTGGCGAAGCAATATTTGGAGATGATAAGTCTTTTGAAAAAAGAAACTACCCTCCAGGTCAACACGGAAACAATAGAAGACGTGGAAAAAAATCTGAATACGCAATCCAATTAATGGAAAAGCAAAAAGCTAAATATACTTATGGTATTTTAGAGCGTCAATTTAGAGGTTTATTTAAGAAAGCAAGAGCAGCACAAGGTATTACTGGTGAAGTTTTATTACAATTATGTGAGTCTAGATTAGATAACGTAGTGTTTAGAATGGGAATCTCTCCTTCTAGAAGTGGTGCAAGACAATTAGTATCTCACAGACATATTACTGTAAATGGGGAATTAGTAAATATTCCTTCTTATCAATTAAAAGCTGGAGATGTTGTTGCTGTAAGAGAAAAATCAAAGTCGCTAGAGGCTATTGAAAGATCTTTATCAAACTCAAGTCACGTTTACGAATGGATTACTTGGAATGATGATACAAAGCAAGGAACTTATGTTTCTGTTCCTGCTAGAATTCAAATTCCAGAAAACATTAACGAACAATTCATCGTCGAATTATATTCTAAATAA
- the rpsK gene encoding 30S ribosomal protein S11: MAKTSTKKRKVIVDSVGEAHVTASFNNIIISLTNKKGDVISWSSAGKMGFRGSKKNTPYAAQLAAEDAAAVAQEAGLKKVKVYVKGPGNGRESAIRSIHNAGIEVTEIIDVTPLPHNGCRPPKRRRV; the protein is encoded by the coding sequence ATGGCAAAAACAAGCACTAAAAAACGTAAAGTTATTGTTGACTCTGTTGGAGAAGCTCACGTTACAGCTTCTTTCAATAACATTATTATTTCGCTTACCAACAAAAAAGGAGATGTTATTTCATGGTCTTCTGCTGGTAAAATGGGATTTAGAGGTTCTAAGAAAAATACACCTTATGCTGCTCAATTGGCTGCCGAAGATGCTGCTGCTGTAGCTCAAGAAGCTGGTTTAAAGAAAGTAAAGGTTTATGTTAAAGGACCCGGAAATGGTAGAGAATCTGCTATTCGTTCTATTCATAATGCAGGAATTGAAGTAACAGAAATTATCGATGTTACTCCATTACCACATAATGGATGCCGTCCTCCAAAACGTAGAAGAGTTTAA
- the rpsM gene encoding 30S ribosomal protein S13, translating to MARIAGVDIPKNKRGVISLTYIYGIGRSRAKEILATAKVDESTKVQDWSDDQISGIREAVGSFTIEGELRSETQLNIKRLMDIGCYRGIRHRSGLPLRGQRTKNNSRTRKGRRKTVANKKKATK from the coding sequence ATGGCAAGAATTGCAGGTGTAGACATACCAAAAAACAAAAGAGGAGTAATCTCTTTAACTTATATCTATGGAATAGGTAGAAGTAGAGCAAAAGAAATTTTAGCAACGGCTAAGGTTGACGAAAGTACTAAAGTTCAAGATTGGAGCGATGACCAAATTAGTGGTATTCGTGAAGCTGTTGGATCTTTTACAATCGAAGGTGAATTACGTTCTGAAACACAATTAAACATTAAGCGATTAATGGATATTGGATGTTACAGAGGTATTCGTCACAGATCTGGTCTTCCATTAAGAGGACAACGTACTAAAAACAACTCCAGAACTAGAAAAGGTAGAAGAAAAACAGTTGCTAATAAGAAAAAAGCAACTAAATAA
- the ykgO gene encoding type B 50S ribosomal protein L36, with translation MKVRASLKKRSADCKIVRRKGRLYVINKKNPRFKQRQG, from the coding sequence ATGAAAGTAAGAGCATCACTTAAAAAGAGAAGTGCGGATTGTAAAATCGTACGAAGAAAAGGCAGACTTTACGTTATAAACAAAAAGAATCCTAGATTTAAACAAAGACAAGGGTAA
- the infA gene encoding translation initiation factor IF-1 — MAKQAAIEQDGTIIEALSNAMFRVELENGHIVTAHISGKMRMHYIKLLPGDKVKLEMSPYDLTKARITYRY; from the coding sequence ATGGCAAAACAGGCAGCAATAGAACAAGACGGAACCATTATAGAAGCATTATCAAATGCTATGTTTCGTGTTGAATTAGAAAATGGTCACATTGTGACTGCACACATTTCTGGTAAAATGCGTATGCATTATATTAAATTATTACCAGGAGACAAAGTGAAATTAGAAATGAGTCCTTACGATTTAACAAAGGCTCGAATAACTTATAGATACTAA
- the secY gene encoding preprotein translocase subunit SecY, with the protein MKFIESLKNVWKIEELRNRIIVTLGLLLVYRFGTQVTLPGVDAAQLAALGDKTSTGLLGLLSQFTGGAFSRASVFALGIMPYISASIVVQLMGIAIPYLQKLQKEGASGQKKVNQITRWLTIAICLLQAPGYLASLPSLGVPPSAFLLGTGPLFYFSSVSILVTGCIFAMWLGEKITDKGIGNGISLLIMVGIIATLPQSFIQNAATRLEGNNVMLILFELVIWFVIILVTIMLVMAVRKIAVQYARRTASGGYEKSAMAGSRQYIPLKLNASGVMPIIFAQAIMFVPGMIGGTDLLKDSSVGAWLVTNLGPASMFGFWYNVVFALLIIVFTYFYTAITVPTNKMADDLKRSGGFIPGIRPGSETSEYLDKIMSQITLPGSIFLALIAVFPAFIVKLMDVQQGWALFFGGTSLLIMVGVAIDTMQQVNSYLLNRHYDGLMKTGKNRKASA; encoded by the coding sequence ATGAAGTTTATAGAATCGTTAAAAAATGTTTGGAAAATTGAGGAGCTAAGAAACAGAATCATAGTGACACTAGGTCTGTTATTAGTATACCGTTTTGGTACTCAGGTTACGTTGCCAGGTGTTGATGCCGCGCAATTAGCAGCCTTAGGAGACAAGACTAGTACAGGTTTATTAGGACTACTTAGCCAGTTTACTGGAGGAGCGTTTTCTAGAGCATCTGTATTTGCCTTAGGTATTATGCCTTACATTTCTGCTTCTATTGTAGTACAGTTAATGGGTATAGCTATTCCTTATTTGCAGAAATTGCAAAAAGAAGGCGCTAGTGGTCAAAAGAAAGTCAATCAAATTACACGTTGGCTAACCATTGCTATTTGTTTATTACAAGCACCAGGTTATTTAGCAAGTTTACCAAGTTTAGGTGTTCCACCAAGTGCCTTTTTATTAGGTACCGGTCCTTTATTTTATTTCTCATCTGTAAGTATTTTGGTTACAGGCTGTATTTTTGCCATGTGGTTAGGTGAAAAAATTACGGATAAGGGAATAGGAAATGGAATTTCATTATTGATCATGGTTGGTATTATTGCAACATTGCCTCAGTCTTTTATTCAAAATGCTGCAACTAGATTAGAAGGTAACAATGTGATGCTTATTCTTTTTGAATTGGTTATATGGTTTGTTATTATTTTGGTTACGATCATGCTTGTTATGGCGGTTAGGAAAATAGCAGTGCAATATGCAAGAAGAACTGCTTCTGGTGGTTATGAGAAAAGTGCTATGGCTGGTTCAAGACAATATATTCCATTAAAACTAAACGCTTCTGGTGTAATGCCTATAATATTTGCTCAAGCTATTATGTTTGTGCCTGGTATGATAGGAGGTACGGATTTATTAAAAGATTCATCTGTAGGTGCATGGTTAGTTACTAACCTTGGTCCAGCAAGTATGTTTGGTTTTTGGTATAACGTCGTATTCGCTTTATTAATAATCGTATTTACGTATTTTTATACAGCGATTACCGTACCAACGAATAAAATGGCAGACGATTTAAAACGTAGTGGTGGTTTTATTCCTGGTATTCGTCCAGGTTCTGAAACTTCAGAATATCTTGATAAAATAATGTCTCAAATAACCTTACCAGGATCTATATTTTTAGCACTTATAGCTGTGTTCCCAGCATTTATTGTTAAGCTTATGGATGTGCAACAAGGATGGGCATTGTTTTTTGGAGGAACCTCATTATTAATTATGGTTGGAGTTGCAATTGACACTATGCAACAAGTAAATTCATACTTGTTAAATAGACATTATGATGGCTTGATGAAAACCGGTAAAAATAGAAAAGCTAGCGCTTAA
- the rplO gene encoding 50S ribosomal protein L15, whose amino-acid sequence MDLSNLKPAEGSVKNQGKRIGRGQGSGKGGTATRGHKGAKSRSGYSKKLGFEGGQMPLQRRVPKFGFTNINRVEYQGINLDTLQQLVDDKKIKDTVDFETLFSNRLAGKNDLVKILGRGELKAKLKVSAHKFTASAKAAIEAAGGEAITL is encoded by the coding sequence ATGGATTTAAGTAATTTAAAACCTGCAGAAGGTTCAGTAAAAAATCAAGGTAAAAGAATAGGTAGAGGACAAGGTTCTGGAAAAGGTGGTACTGCTACACGTGGTCACAAAGGAGCTAAATCTCGTTCAGGTTATTCTAAAAAACTAGGATTTGAAGGAGGGCAAATGCCGCTTCAAAGACGTGTGCCTAAATTTGGCTTTACTAACATTAACCGTGTTGAATATCAAGGTATCAATTTAGATACGTTACAACAATTGGTTGATGATAAGAAAATAAAAGATACAGTAGATTTTGAAACTTTATTCTCAAATCGTTTAGCTGGAAAGAATGATCTGGTTAAGATTTTGGGTAGAGGAGAATTAAAAGCAAAATTAAAAGTATCTGCACATAAATTTACAGCTTCAGCAAAAGCAGCTATCGAAGCAGCTGGCGGAGAAGCAATAACATTATAA